A single region of the Deltaproteobacteria bacterium genome encodes:
- a CDS encoding PIN domain-containing protein gives MDMSLFAKRYFVDSSFFITLADKSDLNHPKAFDFFQTLPQSARLFTTNFILDETITRIRTLAGVEMAYQIAQDLLNSKKYRMITVDEQICLKALEKLRKYSDKILSFTDCTSFVVMEQMKIRTALAFDDDFVKVGFQVAP, from the coding sequence ATGGATATGAGTTTGTTTGCCAAACGGTACTTTGTTGACAGCTCTTTCTTCATTACGCTTGCCGATAAATCAGACTTAAACCATCCAAAGGCGTTCGATTTTTTTCAAACCCTGCCTCAATCAGCCAGGTTATTCACGACCAATTTTATCCTTGACGAAACAATCACCCGAATTCGGACGCTGGCAGGGGTTGAAATGGCCTATCAGATAGCGCAGGACCTTTTGAATTCAAAAAAATATAGAATGATCACGGTTGACGAGCAAATCTGCCTGAAAGCCCTGGAAAAACTACGAAAATATTCAGACAAAATCTTGAGCTTTACCGATTGCACCAGCTTTGTCGTGATGGAACAGATGAAAATCAGGACCGCTTTGGCCTTTGACGACGATTTTGTCAAGGTGGGTTTTCAAGTGGCGCCATAG
- a CDS encoding Asp-tRNA(Asn)/Glu-tRNA(Gln) amidotransferase GatCAB subunit B has translation MADYFEEAVRAYNQPKKISNWMMTELMRELKNTGIEIEQSKVRPGQIAKLIELIDHGTISGKMAKTVFEEMFTSGDDPEKIIQEKNLVQVSDTGAIEKVIDAVMSANPKQLEQYRAGKDKLFGFFVGQVMKEMKGQGNPAVVNELLKKALTR, from the coding sequence ATGGCAGATTATTTTGAGGAGGCGGTGCGCGCCTATAATCAGCCAAAGAAGATTTCGAACTGGATGATGACCGAGCTGATGCGGGAATTGAAAAATACAGGAATCGAAATCGAGCAATCAAAGGTAAGGCCCGGGCAGATCGCAAAGCTGATTGAGCTGATTGACCACGGCACAATCAGCGGCAAGATGGCCAAAACGGTCTTCGAGGAGATGTTTACAAGCGGTGACGACCCCGAAAAGATCATTCAGGAAAAAAATCTGGTGCAGGTCTCGGACACCGGGGCGATTGAAAAAGTCATCGACGCCGTGATGTCCGCCAACCCCAAACAGCTGGAGCAATACCGCGCCGGCAAGGACAAACTCTTCGGCTTTTTTGTGGGACAGGTGATGAAAGAGATGAAGGGGCAGGGAAATCCGGCCGTCGTCAACGAGTTGCTCAAGAAGGCCTTGACGAGGTGA